A segment of the Nostoc sp. TCL26-01 genome:
GTCACTTTGAAGGAACCTTAGAACGGGGAGCTTTTTTTGTCTTGGACATTACAGAACGTAAGCGGGCAGAAGAAGCATTGCGCTATATTGCCAAAACAAGTAGTACACTTGCTAGTTCCCTAGATTATGAGGCAACCTTAGAGCAAATTGCCAAAATTTCTGTACCACAATTAGCTGATTGGTGTTGTGTCGATGTTGTGGAAGATGGCACAATTCGCCGTTTACCCATTGCTCATGTAGATCCACTCAAAGCTGAATGGGCGCGTCAACTCCAGCAATATACACCAAATCTTCAGAGCGCTAGTTTAATTGCTAAAGTCATCCAAACTAGTGAAGCAATCTTAACTACAGAAATCTCAGATGCCTTATTGACAGAAGCTACTCACAATCAAGCACATTTAGACTTGGTAAGGCAGATGGGAATCAAGTCTATGATGGTTTTACCCTTGGTAGCACATGAGCAAGTATTGGGATGTATGACATTTGTTACCGCAGAATCAGGGCGTTGTTACAATCAAGCTGACTTAGCCTTAGCTAAAGATATTGCCTATCGTGCTGCTCTAGCGGTAGAAAATGCCCAACTATATCTAGATATCCATCAGGCATTAAATCACTATGCCGAGTCCTTGTCACTTCTGGATGCACTACTAGCTGCTGCACCTGTGGCTATCTGCTTTTTAGATCGGGATTTGCGATATATCAGAATTAATCAGGTATTAGCAGATATTAACGGTTTGAGTGTGGAAGAACATCTGGGACAAAAATTTCGGGAAGTTCACCCCCAGATGGCAGATGAGTTTGAAGCACAGATGCAACGGGTGTTAGATACCGGTGACCCCTTATTAAATCTAGAGATTAATGGCGAAATACCAAGCAACCCAGGAACTTACGGGTACTGGCTGGGAAATTATTACCCAGTTCACAATGCTTTGGGGGAAACAGTAGGTATTGGGATTATCCTGGCAGATGTGACAGCTACTAAACGAGCAGAAATTGCCCTCAGAGAAAGTGAAGAAAGATTCCGGGCAATGTTTGATCAAGCAGCTGTGGGCATTACCCTGGTAACTTTAGAGGGAAAATTCCTGCAAATCAATCCAGCTTTGTGTGAAATCACCGGATATAGCTATGAGGAGTTAAATCAGAAAAATTTTGGAGAAATTACCCATCCTGACGATTTGGATGCTGATTGGGTTCATGCTCGGCAAGTCTTGGCACGGGAGATTAACGGTTACTCTCTAGAAAAACGTTATATCCGCAAAGATGGTAGTATTGTTTGGGTGAATATTACCGCGTCGGCAGTATGGGATGATGACGGTAATCCCAAGTATGCTTTAGGCATTATTGAAGATATTAGTGAACGCCAAGCCGCTTTACAAGAACGCCAACAAGCCGAAGCAACACAAAACTTTTTAGTTGCCGCTAGTACTATCCTGGCGGCTTCTTTTGATTATGAAGCTAGTTTGAATAATGTGGCTAAGTTAGCAGTGCCTGTGCTGGCAGATTGGTGTGTTGTGGATATTTTACAACCAGACTGGTCAATTAAACAAATAGCGATCGCCACTGCTCACCCCACAACCCAGGAACTTTTAGCCAAAATTCGCCAGTCTTACCCACCGAAAGTTGATGATCAACACCCATTCTACGCCACACTCATCGCCGGGCAATCTATTTTTTATCCTCAATTGCCAGAGGCTATCTTACAAGCAATGGCTGAAAATGAGGAGCATCGACAATTATTGCAAAACTTAGAGATGCGATCGCTAATGGTGATTCCCCTCTACTCACGGGGGCGAATATTCGGCGTGATCTCTTTTGTCACCGGAAATTCCCATCGGGAATATACACCACAAGACTTGGCTTTAGCCGAAGATATTGCCCGTCGTGCAGCTACAGCCATTGATAATGCCAGACTCTACCAAGAAACTCAGCAGGCTAAACAAGCAGCAGAACTAGCCATGAGTCGGACAGTCCGCCTGCAAAGCATCACAGCCGCCCTCTCAGAAGCTGTCACTCCCCAACAAGTTGCTAGTGTGGTAGTTAAGCAAGGCATCGCTGCTCTAGATGCCAGTGCTGGTTCTGTGGTTTTGTTAACTGAGGGGGGTAATAGTCTGCAAATGCTAGAAGCCGTCGGTTATCCACAATCTGTCAGAGATCACTGGACAAGTTTCCCTATCAGCGCTAATGTACCGATTGCCGAAACAGCGAGAAACGGCACAGCAATTTTTTTGGCAAATGTAGAAATGGTGGCGAGGAGATATCCGGCGATTGCCGATATTCCTGCTCAGACGGGTAATTGTGCCTTTGCTTGTATTCCTCTGATCGTCAAGCAGCAGACAATTGGTGTTTTGGGTTTAAGCTTTGCCACAGCCCAAACATTTAATGAGGAAGAACAAAAATTTATGTTGACATTGGGGCAACAATGCGCTCAGGCGATCGCTCGCGCCCAACTTTACGAAGCCGAAAAGAATGCCCGCGCCGCCGCCGAATCAGCCAACCGCATCAAAGATGAATTCCTCACCGTCCTTTCCCATGAACTGCGGACACCCCTTAATCCCATCATGGGTTGGGCCAAGTTACTCCGCACCCGCAAGTATAACGAATCCACAGTCAACCAAGCCCTAGAAACTATTGAACGCAACGCCAAGTTACAAACTCAACTCATAGATGATTTGCTGGATGTTTCCCGGATTTTACGCGGTAAGTTGCATCTCAACATCTGTGCAGTGGATTTAAAAACTACAATTAACGCCGCATTAGAAACGGTACGCCTA
Coding sequences within it:
- a CDS encoding PAS domain S-box protein, with the protein product MEYIPNSALLRFGIVVLTVAFACTLMLLLDPWLGTHGTPFLLFFSAVMVSAWYGGLKWGLLATGLSALLSDYFFLSPRYELSLDTVSIAKMGLFAAQGWLFSILCEKLKNVKGRDEVNLHRLQVSEERFRLALSRSDITVFQQDRDLRYQWIHNPQGIATAEAILGKSDSELFPATIAEQLTAIKQRVIEHDVSAREEIGIKLRGETLYYDLLIEPLKVNGQIQGITCAGVNITDRKQAELEKAKLQQKLQQAIAQKDRSLALLNAWVGSSPVALAFLDTELRYVYANEALAITNGVPQDQHIGRTIREVLPVWAEQLEPVLYQVMQTREALLNQEVSGETYPPGVYRHGLVNYYPVCLPDGELLGVGVTGIDITQLKQTAQALRESEAKFRSVVESNMIGIGFWERDGNITEANDALLHIIGYSREEIVEGRVRWQDLTPPEYLPLDEQAIAQFQDSNYCIPFEKEYIRKDGSRVPIFIGGSHFEGTLERGAFFVLDITERKRAEEALRYIAKTSSTLASSLDYEATLEQIAKISVPQLADWCCVDVVEDGTIRRLPIAHVDPLKAEWARQLQQYTPNLQSASLIAKVIQTSEAILTTEISDALLTEATHNQAHLDLVRQMGIKSMMVLPLVAHEQVLGCMTFVTAESGRCYNQADLALAKDIAYRAALAVENAQLYLDIHQALNHYAESLSLLDALLAAAPVAICFLDRDLRYIRINQVLADINGLSVEEHLGQKFREVHPQMADEFEAQMQRVLDTGDPLLNLEINGEIPSNPGTYGYWLGNYYPVHNALGETVGIGIILADVTATKRAEIALRESEERFRAMFDQAAVGITLVTLEGKFLQINPALCEITGYSYEELNQKNFGEITHPDDLDADWVHARQVLAREINGYSLEKRYIRKDGSIVWVNITASAVWDDDGNPKYALGIIEDISERQAALQERQQAEATQNFLVAASTILAASFDYEASLNNVAKLAVPVLADWCVVDILQPDWSIKQIAIATAHPTTQELLAKIRQSYPPKVDDQHPFYATLIAGQSIFYPQLPEAILQAMAENEEHRQLLQNLEMRSLMVIPLYSRGRIFGVISFVTGNSHREYTPQDLALAEDIARRAATAIDNARLYQETQQAKQAAELAMSRTVRLQSITAALSEAVTPQQVASVVVKQGIAALDASAGSVVLLTEGGNSLQMLEAVGYPQSVRDHWTSFPISANVPIAETARNGTAIFLANVEMVARRYPAIADIPAQTGNCAFACIPLIVKQQTIGVLGLSFATAQTFNEEEQKFMLTLGQQCAQAIARAQLYEAEKNARAAAESANRIKDEFLTVLSHELRTPLNPIMGWAKLLRTRKYNESTVNQALETIERNAKLQTQLIDDLLDVSRILRGKLHLNICAVDLKTTINAALETVRLAAEAKSITVQTFLSDAVGQVMGDGDRLQQVVWNLLSNAVKFTPSEGRVEVYLQQVGREAQIQVIDTGKGITPEFLPHVFEYFRQADAKTTRIFGGLGLGLAIVRHLVELHGGTVQAESPGEDQGATFTVRLPIHKNAANLMMCAEASTTTSELPDSLLTGVNILLVDDQADVREFFSFALEQCGATVTTAASATEVLEILAQTKHDILLSDIGMPEMDGYMLLRQIRTWTPEQGGQIPAIALTAYAGEIDQNQALNAGFQKHIPKPADPADLAQAIVQILGDRRT